In one window of Harpia harpyja isolate bHarHar1 chromosome 11, bHarHar1 primary haplotype, whole genome shotgun sequence DNA:
- the FOXE3 gene encoding LOW QUALITY PROTEIN: forkhead box protein E3 (The sequence of the model RefSeq protein was modified relative to this genomic sequence to represent the inferred CDS: deleted 2 bases in 2 codons), protein MNAAGFPCLRGMCTLPAPSPAAAASPGSPGPPRGSPPAGQAPPVKPEPRGGGGSPPPPPPPPTEEPPPPAGGRRRKRPVQRGKPPYSYIALIAMAIANAAERKLTLGGIYKFITERFPFYRENPKKWQNSIRHNLTLNDCFVKIPREPGHPGKGNYWTLDPAAEDMFDNGSFLRRRKRFKRTDITTYPGYMQNSSAFTPPPAGRPTAPTAPYPNALCSPGYGPQLSSTVFHPYAAGAAPPAQHPRMFSIDSLISGQQALQPSPPAELGHPSLGLPGAELAPACSASTSEPPCFQAQPVSPGLLGRAGPNTLAYPYAASPPHLPVAQGSYSPGSPQLYGAPNRLALPAMRPPACAEHGEQLLGLSASPLGQFGSSNTYMRQPNFPGLERYM, encoded by the exons ATGAACGCGGCCGGCTTCCCCTGCCTGCGAGGCATGTGCACGCTGCCggcgcccagccccgccgccgcggccagccccggctcccccgggccgccccggggGTCTCCGCCCGCCGGCCAGGCGCCGCCGGTGAAGCCGGAGCCGCGGGGCGGTGGGGGCAGccctcctcccccgccgccgccccccaccGAGGaaccgccg ccccccgccggggGCCGCCGGAGGAAGCGGCCGGTGCAGCGGGGCAAACCCCCCTACTCCTACATCGCCCTCATCGCCATGGCCATCGCCAACGCCGCCGAGAGGAAGCTCACCTTGGGGGGCATCTACAAGTTCATCACCGAGCGCTTCCCTTTCTACCGGGAGAACCCCAAGAAGTGGCAGAACAGCATCCGCCACAACCTCACCCTCAACGACTGCTTCGTCAAGATCCCCCGGGAACCCGGCCACCCCGGCAAGGGCAACTACTGGACGCTGGACCCGGCCGCGGAGGACATGTTCGACAACGGGAGCTTCCTGCGTCGGAGGAAGCGCTTCAAGCGCACCGACATCACCACCTACCCCGGCTACATGCAAAACTCCAGCGCCTTCacg cccccgcccgccggccgccccaCGGCACCCACAGCCCCCTACCCCAACGCCCTCTGCTCGCCCGGCTACGGCCCCCAGCTCTCCAGCACCGTCTTCCACCCCTACGCGGCCGGGGCAGCACCGCCGGCGCAGCATCCCAGGATGTTCAGCATCGACAGCCTCATCAGCGGGCAGCAGGCCCTGCAGCCCTCGCCGCCCGCCGAGCTGGGCCACCCATCGCTGGGCTTGCCCGGAGCTGAGCTGGCTCCCGCCTGCTCCGCCAGCACCTCCGAGCCTCCCTGCTTCCAGGCGCAGCCCGTCAGCCCCGGCTTGTTGGGCCGGGCCGGCCCCAACACCCTGGCTTACCCCTACGCCGCTTCGCCGCCCCACCTGCCCGTGGCACAGGGCAGCTACTCTCCCGGCAGCCCGCAGCTCTACGGGGCTCCCAACAGACTGGCTCTGCCGGCCATGCGGCCCCCCGCCTGCGCCGAGCACGGCGAGCAGCTCCTGGGGCTCTCCGCGTCGCCGCTCGGCCAGTTCGGCTCCAGCAACACCTACATGAGGCAGCCCAATTTCCCCGGCCTGGAGCGGTACATGTGA